Proteins encoded in a region of the Eschrichtius robustus isolate mEscRob2 chromosome 14, mEscRob2.pri, whole genome shotgun sequence genome:
- the C14H18orf21 gene encoding UPF0711 protein C18orf21 homolog isoform X1: MRQKHYLEAAARKLQDSCPGQARYLLWAYSSSHDDKSTFEGTCPYCFQLLVQDKSRVRLKPKPRLTPKIQKLLNREARNYTLSFKEAKILKKYKDSKSVLLITCKTCNRTVKHHGKSRSFLSTLKSNPTTPASKLGLKTPERKTLSSAKLNHMSGSKAKSPALIFRTATSGQSTPICSSKNVSKTKKHFSQLKMLLSQSESEKNPKVDFRNFLSSL, from the exons ATGAGGCAGAAGCACTACCTTGAGGCTGCGGCGCGGAAACTACAAGATAGCTGCCCGGGCCAGGCCCGCTATCTCCt CTGGGCCTACAGTTCGTCACACG aTGACAAAAGCACTTTTGAAGGAACATGTCCATACTGTTTCCAGTTGCTGGTTCAGGATAAGTCTCGAGTACGTCTCAAACCCAAACCCAGACTGACACCCAAAATACAGAAACTTCTTAATCGAGAAGCAAGAAATTATACACTCAGTTTTAAAGAagcaaaaattttgaaaaagtacaAAGACTCCAAAAGTGTATTG ttGATTACTTGTAAAACATGCAACAGAACAGTTAAACATCATGGCAAAAGTAGAAGCTTTCTATCAACATTGAAGAGCAATCCTACCACTCCTGCGAGTAAACTCGGCCTAAAGACCCCAGAGAGAAAGACTCTAAGTTCTGCAAAGCTAAATCATATGTCTGGTTCCAAAGCCAAGAGCCCAGCATTGATTTTCAG AACAGCTACATCTGGACAGTCAACACCCATTTGCTCCTCAAAGAATGtgagcaaaacaaagaaacacttcTCTCAACTAAAAATGTTGCTTAGTCAGAGTGAATCTGAAAAGAATCCAAAGGTGGACTTCAGAAATTTCTTATCTTCTTTGTAA
- the C14H18orf21 gene encoding UPF0711 protein C18orf21 homolog isoform X2 has protein sequence MRQKHYLEAAARKLQDSCPGQARYLLWAYSSSHDDKSTFEGTCPYCFQLLVQDKSRVRLKPKPRLTPKIQKLLNREARNYTLSFKEAKILKKYKDSKSVLLITCKTCNRTVKHHGKSRSFLSTLKSNPTTPASKLGLKTPERKTLSSAKLNHMSGSKAKSPALIFSYIWTVNTHLLLKECEQNKETLLSTKNVA, from the exons ATGAGGCAGAAGCACTACCTTGAGGCTGCGGCGCGGAAACTACAAGATAGCTGCCCGGGCCAGGCCCGCTATCTCCt CTGGGCCTACAGTTCGTCACACG aTGACAAAAGCACTTTTGAAGGAACATGTCCATACTGTTTCCAGTTGCTGGTTCAGGATAAGTCTCGAGTACGTCTCAAACCCAAACCCAGACTGACACCCAAAATACAGAAACTTCTTAATCGAGAAGCAAGAAATTATACACTCAGTTTTAAAGAagcaaaaattttgaaaaagtacaAAGACTCCAAAAGTGTATTG ttGATTACTTGTAAAACATGCAACAGAACAGTTAAACATCATGGCAAAAGTAGAAGCTTTCTATCAACATTGAAGAGCAATCCTACCACTCCTGCGAGTAAACTCGGCCTAAAGACCCCAGAGAGAAAGACTCTAAGTTCTGCAAAGCTAAATCATATGTCTGGTTCCAAAGCCAAGAGCCCAGCATTGATTTTCAG CTACATCTGGACAGTCAACACCCATTTGCTCCTCAAAGAATGtgagcaaaacaaagaaacacttcTCTCAACTAAAAATGTTGCTTAG